A window of the Ostrea edulis chromosome 1, xbOstEdul1.1, whole genome shotgun sequence genome harbors these coding sequences:
- the LOC130052112 gene encoding transient receptor potential cation channel subfamily V member 6-like, with translation MGGSDCLENTDEQNVDCDTQFIKACPIIQSIREQIDSGDKEGVRGHLREISKNIERYNDENKKALKNHLLLYLAVTYDPSCECVEKFLKYLPGDILSEDVDGQTALHVAIVQGNYKAVRKLLECCKTKTLLEKNAYGIQFKNTVLMGQLPLSVAALMLKANDSNSKDIVDQLLKNDAFISRKNSGGDTLFHSLIKYGDTHPDKIFDVTFAFKYLWEKYTEIASDKRNSFKLTDILFWENKENLTPLQLSAKLGVGEIFDYIINISDVYCFQNAKDGLFDIRTYDVTEFDRLMRYIENDEQKNRELSILEMLFDSRCSMKEAFQILNQKIVQFILKKKWKTYFVPMAFWLVMHLFFIIFATIVTVQKSDVLVCSDGILDSCDLNENPTVIGVVFLLVGLTYFFIAFMTVYKLLARCCCGSRGLVWHNLDYIICLTVVSVGAIIESVLTFFRTHWDYHLICLLLCGWYFMLYFSPFFKNLVVFTYMMKAGLFGDFVPFSFIFTFLLISFTTAMHVLFKGTGEDPEEFHTFGESLLTMFKLGVGLNDIGVLNQSRIPWLAYTMFVLFAILSFIHLLNALIAIMSQTFSDVHKEKNSYHKYQKLCMIELFEDIMITPFLVKLVPCIDRAKHWTRRELPHPDYNNKSGYRCLTTVHSLDDSFYDKEDKEEKMKSDVQINVSQVIDLIRKGNKEVIYLMQNAKNENKNVINEREDITFVVERSDRDRSQQFPEVN, from the coding sequence ATGGGCGGCAGCGATTGTTTGGAGAATACAGATGAACAAAACGTAGATTGTGACACTCAATTTATAAAGGCATGTCCCATTATTCAGAGTATAAGAGAGCAAATTGACTCTGGAGATAAAGAAGGGGTTCGAGGTCATTTAAGGGAGATATCGAAAAATATTGAAAGATACAATGACGAGAACAAGAAAGCGTTGAAAAATCATTTACTTTTGTATTTAGCAGTCACATATGATCCGAGCTGTGAATGTGTCGAGAAGTTTTTGAAATACCTCCCTGGTGACATTTTATCTGAAGATGTTGACGGCCAAACTGCCTTACATGTTGCCATAGTTCAGGGGAATTATAAAGCTGTAAGAAAGCTTCTAGAATGCTGTAAGACGAAAACATTGTTAGAAAAGAATGCCTATGGAATCCAATTCAAGAACACTGTTCTTATGGGACAGCTGCCGTTATCGGTAGCCGCTCTCATGCTGAAAGCAAACGATTCAAACTCGAAAGATATTGTAGACCAACTTCTAAAAAACGACGCATTCATTTCAAGGAAAAACAGTGGGGGTGATACATTATTTCATTCGCTTATCAAATACGGTGACACTCACCCAGATAAGATTTTCGACGTTACTTTTGCTTTTAAGTATCTGTGGGAGAAATACACAGAGATAGCCTCAGATAAAAgaaatagttttaaacttaCAGATATTTTGTTCtgggaaaataaagaaaacttgACACCGTTGCAATTGTCTGCCAAGCTTGGCGTCGGTGAAATCTTTGACTACATTATTAATATTTCAGACGTGTACTGTTTCCAAAATGCTAAGGATGGTCTCTTCGACATCCGAACATATGATGTGACTGAATTTGACCGATTAATGCGGTATATAGAAAACGATGAACAAAAAAATAGAGAACTTTCAATATTAGAAATGTTATTTGACTCACGGTGTAGCATGAAAGAAGCTTTTCAAATTCTTAACCAGAAAATAGTTCAATTCATCTTAAAGAAGAAGTGGAAAACCTATTTTGTTCCCATGGCCTTCTGGCTGGTAATGCACTTATTCTTCATTATTTTCGCAACAATAGTGACCGTGCAAAAGTCTGACGTTTTGGTATGTTCTGACGGAATCCTAGATTCGTGTGATTTAAATGAAAATCCCACTGTTATTGGAGTTGTGTTTCTCTTGGTCGGATTGACTTACTTTTTTATTGCCTTTATGACTGTTTATAAATTACTTGCACGCTGTTGTTGCGGAAGTCGTGGATTAGTGTGGCATAATCTTGATTACATCATTTGTTTGACTGTGGTGTCTGTTGGTGCTATAATAGAATCTGTACTTACTTTTTTTCGGACACATTGGGACTATCACCTGATATGCTTATTGTTATGTGGATGGTATTTTATGCTTTATTTTTctcccttttttaaaaatcttgttgtTTTCACATACATGATGAAAGCTGGGCTTTTTGGGGACTTTgttccattttcttttatattcacatttcttttgatatcgtTTACTACAGCCATGCATGTCCTTTTCAAAGGGACGGGTGAAGATCCAGAGGAATTCCATACCTTTGGAGAGTCACTGTTAACCATGTTTAAGTTGGGGGTTGGTCTCAATGATATCGGTGTTCTAAATCAATCAAGAATCCCGTGGTTAGCCTATACAATGTTCGTGCTCTTTgcaattttgtcatttattcaCCTGCTGAATGCTCTTATCGCCATAATGTCTCAGACGTTTTCAGATGTTCACAAGGAAAAAAACTCATATCACAAGTACCAAAAACTGTGCATGATAGagttatttgaagatatcatgaTTACTCCTTTTCTGGTTAAACTTGTACCATGTATCGATAGGGCAAAACACTGGACTCGGCGAGAGTTACCTCATCCAGATTACAATAACAAAAGTGGGTATCGCTGTTTGACAACTGTTCACTCGTTGGACGATTCTTTTTACGATAAGGAGGACAAAGAAGAGAAAATGAAATCTGATGTACAAATTAATGTAAGTCAAGTGATTGACTTGATACGAAAAGGAAATAAAGAGGTAATCTATTTGATGCAAAAtgcaaaaaatgaaaacaaaaatgtaatcAACGAGCGCGAAGACATTACATTCGTGGTGGAAAGAAGCGATCGCGACCGATCGCAACAATTCCCTGAAGTTAACTga
- the LOC130047993 gene encoding uncharacterized protein K02A2.6-like has protein sequence MLIHPIPSLPWSKVATDLFELDGFHYLIMVDYYSNFIEVASLKRDTTSQNVIKHLKENIARYGIIDMLISDNGPQYTGAEFKSFVASYGIEHITSSPLYSQSNGLAEKAVQTVKNLFKKCSESGDDVYLSLLDLRNTPRDEQIGSPMQRLMGRRAKTQLPMSDNLRKPTTIQSEVVSSKLMDYHQKQKHYYDRGAKEREQCQPGDTVRIQSPEGWKPAEFVEHTDKPRSHIVKAGSGRVYRRNNRMLLKTKEEQHVISSGEYVMPPIVNSRNTPVLARREP, from the coding sequence ATGTTGATACACCCCATACCTTCTTTACCGTGGAGCAAAGTAGCCACAGATTTGTTTGAATTGGATGGATTTCACTACTTAATCATGGTGGACTACTATTCCAACTTCATTGAAGTGGCATCACTGAAACGTGATACAACTTCACAGAACGTTATCAAGCACCTGAAAGAGAACATTGCGAGATATGGTATTATAGACATGTTAATCAGTGATAATGGTCCACAATACACAGGTGCCGAATTCAAGTCTTTTGTCGCGAGTTATGGAATTGAGCATATAACCTCGTCACCTTTGTATTCGCAATCTAACGGTCTTGCCGAAAAAGCTGTACAGACAGTGAAGAACCTATTCAAGAAATGCAGTGAATCTGGAGATGATGTGTATTTGAGTCTATTGGATCTCAGGAACACACCTCGAGATGAGCAGATTGGATCACCTATGCAGAGACTAATGGGTCGACGTGCGAAGACTCAGTTACCTATGAGTGACAATCTTCGGAAACCAACAACAATTCAGTCAGAAGTTGTGTCATCCAAGCTAATGGATTATCATCAGAAGCAGAAACATTACTATGATCGTGGAGCAAAAGAGCGCGAACAATGTCAACCTGGAGACACTGTTCGTATACAGTCGCCAGAAGGTTGGAAGCCTGCTGAGTTCGTGGAACATACTGACAAACCTCGCTCGCACATTGTTAAAGCAGGAAGTGGCAGAGTGTATAGAAGAAACAATCGCATGCTCCTCAAAACCAAGGAAGAACAACACGTAATCTCGTCTGGCGAGTATGTGATGCCGCCAATTGTGAATTCAAGGAATACACCTGTGTTAGCGCGTCGTGAACCGTAA
- the LOC125648079 gene encoding transient receptor potential cation channel subfamily V member 3-like encodes MGNRVCVDERGEQKLKSKKEPTGPIQDIKAHINSGNKQGVLDELNKILSKNVEHYDTEVKEEFKDQSLLHIAIKYDQTNDLHFVKKVLNKQPQILNRTEAKLEQTALHVAIVQGNYKAVEILLEFAAEKDKTKQLLEKCADRDKFKNTVLMAQLPLSVAALMLKANDSNSRDIVDLLLKHSACISKKNKHGDTLFHSLIEYGDIYPDKISDVTFAFKYLWEKYTEKASKEKASDKERKSKPTDILFWENEDNLTPLQLSAKLGVSEIFDYIINISDVYCFQNARDGLFDIRTYDVTEFDRLIPYIDKQKTCWKKYQELSILEMLFDSRCNLNEAFQILNQKVIRFILQKKWNTYWFPMMIWMFMHFFFIIFATIVTVQKSDVLVCSDGSLDSCDLNENPTVIGVVYLLVGLIYFFIALMIVYKLLARCCYGSRGLVWHNLDYIICLTVVSFGALLESVLTFLRTHWDYHLICLLLCGWYFMLYFSPFSKNLVAFTYMMKAGLLGDFVPFSFIFTFLLIAFTTAMHVLFKGADEDPEEFHTFRESILTMFKLGVGLNDIGVLNQSRIPWLAYTMFVLFAILSFIHLLNALIAIMSQTFSDVHKEKNSYHKYQKLCMIELFEDIMITPFLVKLIPCIDRAKHWTTRRELPHPEDNDITRYRYLTTVHSLDDSFYGKEDKEERMKSDVQINVSQVIDLIRKGNNEVIYLMQNAKNENKNIINEREDITFVVERSDRDQSQQFPEVN; translated from the coding sequence ATGGGAAACAGGGTGTGTGTGGATGAAAGAGGtgaacaaaaattgaaatccaAAAAGGAACCGACAGGTCCTATTCAGGACATAAAAGCACACATTAATTCTGGCAATAAACAAGGGGTCCTAGATGAACTGAACAAAATCCTTTCGAAAAATGTTGAACATTATGATACAGAGGTAAAGGAAGAATTCAAGGATCAATCACTTTTGCACATAGCAATCAAATATGACCAGACCAACGATCTCCATTTTGTAAAGaaagttttgaataaacaacCTCAGATATTGAATAGAACTGAGGCCAAACTAGAACAAACAGCCCTACATGTTGCCATTGTCCAGGGAAATTATAAAGCTGTTGAAATACTTCTAGAATTTGCTGCGGAAAAAGACAAGACGAAACAATTGTTAGAGAAATGTGCTGATAGAGACAAATTCAAGAACACTGTTCTTATGGCACAGTTGCCTTTGTCGGTAGCTGCTCTCATGCTGAAAGCAAATGATTCAAACTCGAGAGATATTGTAGACCTACTTCTAAAACACAGCGCTTGCatttcaaagaaaaacaaacatggcgatACATTATTTCATTCGCTGATCGAATACGGTGATATTTACCCAGATAAGATTTCCGACGTTACTTTTGCTTTTAAGTATTTGTGGGAGAAATATACAGAGAAAGCGTCAAAAGAGAAAGCCTCAGATAAAGAACGTAAATCTAAACCTACAGATATTTTGTTTTGGGAAAATGAAGACAATTTGACACCGCTGCAACTCTCTGCCAAGCTTGGCGTCAGTGAAATCTTTGACTACATTATTAATATTTCAGATGTGTACTGTTTCCAAAATGCTAGGGATGGTCTCTTCGACATCCGAACATATGATGTGACTGAATTTGACAGATTGATACCGTACATAGATAAACAAAAAACTTGTTGGAAAAAATATCAAGAACTTTCGATATTAGaaatgttatttgattcgcGTTGCAACCTGAACGAAGCTTTTCAAATTCTTAACCAGAAAGTAATTAGATTCATCTTACAGAAAAAGTGGAACACTTATTGGTTTCCTATGATGATCTGGATGTTTATGcactttttcttcattattttcGCAACAATAGTGACCGTGCAAAAGTCTGACGTTTTGGTATGTTCTGATGGAAGCCTGGATTCGTGTGATTTAAATGAAAATCCCACTGTTATTGGAGTTGTGTATCTTTTAGTCGGATTAATTTACTTTTTTATTGCCTTAATGATTGTTTACAAATTACTTGCACGCTGTTGTTACGGAAGCCGTGGATTAGTTTGGCATAATCTTGATTACATCATTTGCttgactgtggtgtcttttggTGCTTTATTAGAATCTGTACTTACTTTTCTTCGGACACATTGGGACTATCACCTGATATGCTTATTGTTATGTGGATGGTATTTTATGCTTTATTTTTCTCCTTTTTCTAAAAATCTTGTTGCTTTCACATACATGATGAAAGCAGGGCTTCTTGGGGATTTTgttccattttcttttatattcacatttctTCTGATAGCATTTACTACGGCCATGCATGTCCTTTTTAAAGGGGCGGATGAAGATCCAGAGGAATTCCATACCTTTAGAGAGTCAATTTTAACCATGTTTAAGTTGGGGGTTGGTCTCAATGATATTGGTGTTCTAAATCAATCGAGAATCCCGTGGTTGGCCTATACAATGTTCGTGCTCTTTgcaattttatcatttatacaCCTGCTGAATGCTCTTATCGCCATAATGTCTCAGACGTTTTCAGATGTTCACAAGGAAAAAAACTCATATCACAAATACCAAAAACTGTGCATGATAGagttatttgaagatatcatgaTTACTCCTTTTCTGGTTAAACTTATACCATGTATCGATAGGGCAAAACACTGGACAACTCGGCGAGAGTTACCTCATCCAGAGGACAATGATATAACGAGGTATCGCTATTTGACAACTGTTCACTCGTTGGACGATTCTTTTTATGGTAAGGAGGACAAAGAAGAGAGAATGAAATCTGATGTACAAATTAATGTAAGTCAAGTGATTGACTTGATACGAAAAGGAAATAATGAGGTAATCTATTTGATGCAAAAtgcaaaaaatgaaaacaaaaatataatcaaCGAGCGCGAAGACATTACATTCGTGGTGGAAAGGAGCGATCGCGACCAATCGCAACAATTCCCTGAAGTTAactaa